One genomic window of Glycine soja cultivar W05 chromosome 9, ASM419377v2, whole genome shotgun sequence includes the following:
- the LOC114368955 gene encoding uncharacterized protein LOC114368955, with the protein MDKVVEEVEKVKKEWDETYKKTQEHIEAIADYGKSARAKEENNSLARLNGIAQDGLALLSSFLFTLDLLAPQLPSEPEVQSTRALLQSSKTLTQNLRLNLRNANLQAKANLRKAAQEERELLLGGGEESTVRRRNLQTKAGMTSAAESITESLRRTRQLMVQEVERNTSTLMTLDESTGVLKKAESEYKGHRSLLMRTRNLLSTMQRQDVIDRVIIGVGFLLFSLAVFYVVSKRIGLLTLQRKVTEAIKAGMVGQAELRPQAVADDVNLHQVRGNRVPNNAEAPLEQRIHDEL; encoded by the exons ATGGACAAGGTTGTGGAGGAGGTTGAAAAGGTGAAGAAGGAATGGGATGAAACATACAAGAAAACGCAAGAGCACATTGAGGCAATCGCAGACTACGGCAAATCAGCAAGAGcaaaagaggagaataattctctTGCCAGATTGAATGGAATCGCTCAGGATGGCTTGGCTCTCCTTTCTTCCTTCCTCTTCACCCTCGATCTTCTCGCTCCTCAGTTGCCCTCTGAGCCAGAGGTCCAATCCACTCGTGCCTTGCTTCAATCTTCCAAAACCCTAACTCAAAA tttGCGGTTAAATCTGCGGAATGCCAATCTGCAGGCGAAGGCTAACTTGAGGAAAGCTGCTCAGGAGGAG AGAGAACTACTTCTAGGTGGCGGAGAAGAGTCCACAGTCCGCAGACGCAATTTACA GACAAAAGCAGGAATGACATCCGCTGCAGAGAGCATCACGGAAAGCCTTCGTCGTACTCGTCAATTGATGGTTCAG GAGGTTGAAAGAAACACAAGCACACTTATGACTCTTG ATGAGTCAACTGGTGTGTTAAAAAAGGCTGAAAGTGAATATAAAGGGCACCGCTCGTTGTTGATGAGAACACGAAATCTCCTCTCCACAATGCAACGTCAAGATGTCATAGACAG GGTAATAATCGGGGTTGGTTTTTTGTTGTTCTCCCTTGctgttttttatgttgtttcCAAGCGAATTGGACTACTTACGTTGCAAAGAAAGGTTACTGAGGCCATAAAAGCTGGTATGGTGGGACAGGCAGAGCTAAGGCCCCAAGCTGTTGCAGATGACGTGAATCTTCATCAAGTCAGAGGCAATCGTGTTCCTAATAATGCAGAGGCTCCTTTAGAACAAAGAATCCATGATGAACTATGA
- the LOC114368740 gene encoding F-box/kelch-repeat protein At1g55270-like gives MRMRENTPRETTRVQPPLLSGLPDDLAIACLIRVPRIEHRKLHLVCKRWHRLLSEDFFYSLRKSLGMAEEWLYVIKADRAGRISVHAFDPIYQLWQPLPPVPGDFPEAMWVGSAVLSGCHLYLFGGVDLEGSRSIRRVIFYNACTNKWHRAPDMLQKRNLFRSCVINNCLFVAGGELEGIQMTRSAEVYDPSQNRWSFISEMRTSMVPLFGFVHNGTWFFKGNEIGSGNSMCEAYSPETDTWTPVTNGMVNGRGNDCISLNGQLYALGCPDGCKLTVYDRATDSWKKLIDSKLHVDKFPSLVAVAPVSLNGKLCIIRHNMSISLVDVSSPNQQLESNPQDLWENIAGKAQHIRRSLVRKLWSTIARRDFSKSCIVCCQVLQA, from the coding sequence ATGAGAATGAGAGAAAACACACCTAGAGAAACGACAAGAGTTCAGCCTCCTCTTCTATCTGGTCTTCCTGATGATCTTGCTATTGCTTGTTTGATTCGAGTACCCCGGATTGAGCACAGGAAACTACATTTAGTTTGCAAGAGATGGCACCGCCTTCTGTCTGAAGACTTCTTTTATTCACTCAGGAAAAGTCTTGGAATGGCAGAAGAGTGGTTATATGTCATCAAAGCAGACCGTGCTGGAAGAATTTCAGTCCATGCTTTTGATCCCATCTACCAACTATGGCAACCCCTTCCCCCTGTTCCTGGAGATTTTCCTGAAGCAATGTGGGTTGGTAGTGCGGTTCTTAGTGGTTGCCATCTATACTTATTTGGTGGAGTAGATCTGGAAGGATCTAGATCTATTAGACGTGTTATTTTCTACAACGCCTGTACAAATAAATGGCATAGGGCACCAGATATGCTGCAGAAACGTAATCTGTTCCGTTCGTGTGTGATAAATAATTGTCTTTTTGTGGCTGGTGGGGAACTTGAAGGAATTCAAATGACTCGATCTGCTGAAGTTTATGACCCCAGCCAGAACAGGTGGAGTTTTATCTCAGAGATGAGAACATCCATGGTGCctttgtttggttttgttcacAATGGAACATGGTTTTTCAAGGGAAATGAAATTGGGAGTGGTAATTCCATGTGTGAAGCCTATTCACCTGAAACTGATACTTGGACCCCAGTTACTAATGGAATGGTCAATGGAAGGGGTAATGATTGTATCTCACTGAATGGACAACTCTATGCATTAGGTTGCCCGGATGGATGCAAGCTCACTGTATATGATAGAGCAACAGATTCATGGAAAAAGCTTATTGATAGCAAGCTTCACGTGGATAAATTTCCATCTCTAGTAGCTGTTGCACCTGTTTCCCTTAATGGAAAGCTCTGCATTATCCGCCACAATATGAGCATCAGTTTAGTTGATGTTTCAAGTCCTAACCAACAACTGGAAAGCAATCCTCAGGACCTTTGGGAAAATATTGCTGGAAAAGCTCAGCACATTCGCAGGTCTTTAGTTAGAAAGTTATGGTCAACTATAGCAAGGCGTGATTTTTCCAAGAGTTGCATTGTTTGCTGTCAGGTGCTACAAGCCTGA
- the LOC114368866 gene encoding protein FAR1-RELATED SEQUENCE 6, whose amino-acid sequence MEESSLCCEQLPDGECIEVVQKDKEDDTLIELDCQNGFPEGRKEFVAPAVGMEFESYDDAYNYYICYAKEVGFRVRVKNSWFKRNSREKYGAVLCCSSQGFKRMKVVNHLRKETRTGCPAMIRMRLVESQRWRVLEVTLEHNHMLGAKILRSVKKMGNGTKRKPLPCSEAEGQTVKLYRALVIDAGGNGNSNCGAIEDRTFSESSNKLNLRKGDTQAIYNFLCRMQLTIPNFFYLMDFNDDGHLRNAFWVDARSRASCGYFGDVIYFDNTYLSNKFEIPLVTFVGINHHGQSVLLGCGLLASETTESYLWLLRTWLKCMSGCSPQTIITDRCKALQSAIVEVFPKSHHCFGLSLIMKKVPEKLGGLHNYDAIRKALIKAVYETLKVIEFEAAWGFMIQRFGVSDHEWLRSLYEDRVRWAPVYLKDIFFAGMSAARPGESINPFFDRYVHKQTPLKEFLDKYELALHKKHKEESFSDIESRSSSPLLKTRCSFELQLSRMYTREMFMKFQLEVEEVYSCFGTTQLHVDGPIIIFLVKERVLIEGNRREIRDFEVLYSRTAGEVRCICSCFNFYGYLCRHALCVLNFNGVEEIPHKYILSRWKKDYKHPNHSSGGANDTDCTNDTDRIQWSNQLFRSALQVVEEGILSLDHYNVALQSLEESLSKVHDVEQRQE is encoded by the coding sequence ATGGAAGAGTCCTCTCTCTGCTGCGAACAATTGCCAGATGGGGAATGCATTGAGGTGGTTCAGAAAGACAAAGAAGACGATACACTGATTGAATTGGACTGTCAAAATGGTTTTCCTGAAGGAAGAAAGGAGTTTGTTGCACCTGCTGTTGGAATGGAGTTTGAGTCGTACGACGACGCTTACAATTATTACATCTGTTATGCCAAGGAGGTGGGGTTTCGCGTGAGGGTGAAGAATTCGTGGTTCAAGCGGAACAGCCGGGAAAAATATGGTGCGGTGCTTTGCTGTAGCAGCCAGGGTTTCAAGAGAATGAAGGTCGTTAATCATTTGAGGAAAGAGACGAGAACTGGTTGTCCCGCGATGATAAGGATGAGGTTGGTGGAGTCTCAGAGGTGGAGGGTGCTTGAGGTTACGCTTGAACATAACCACATGTTAGGTGCTAAGATACTCAGGTCGGTTAAGAAGATGGGAAATGGAACAAAGAGGAAGCCGTTGCCTTGCTCTGAAGCTGAGGGGCAGACGGTTAAGTTATATCGTGCACTTGTGATAGATGCTGGAGGTAATGGAAATTCAAACTGCGGTGCAATTGAGGACAGAACTTTCTCTGAGTCTTCTAATAAGTTGAACCTTAGAAAAGGTGACACACAGGCCATTTATAATTTCCTCTGCCGGATGCAGTTGACTATTCCAAACTTCTTTTACTTGATGGATTTCAATGATGATGGCCATTTGAGGAATGCATTCTGGGTTGATGCTAGGTCCAGGGCTTCTTGTGGTTACTTTGGCgatgttatttattttgacaACACTTATTTGtcaaacaaatttgaaatcCCTCTCGTGACCTTTGTTGGAATAAATCACCATGGTCAATCAGTGTTATTAGGGTGTGGCCTGCTTGCAAGTGAAACTACAGAGTCTTATCTTTGGTTGTTAAGGACATGGCTTAAATGCATGTCAGGATGTTCTCCCCAAACTATTATTACTGATAGGTGCAAGGCTTTGCAGAGTGCAATTGTAGAGGTTTTTCCTAAATCTCATCATTGTTTTGGCTTGtcattaattatgaaaaaagtaCCTGAAAAATTAGGAGGGTTGCACAACTATGATGCAATCAGGAAAGCACTGATTAAAGCAGTTTATGAGACATTGAAAGTGATCGAGTTTGAAGCGGCATGGGGATTTATGATTCAACGTTTCGGAGTTAGTGATCACGAGTGGCTTCGTTCTCTATATGAAGATCGAGTTCGTTGGGCTCCAGTATATTTGAAGGACATATTTTTCGCTGGAATGTCTGCAGCTCGCCCTGGTGAGAGCATTAACCCTTTTTTTGATAGATATGTGCACAAACAGACTCCGCTGAAGGAGTTTCTTGATAAGTATGAATTAGCTCTTCACAAGAAGCACAAGGAAGAATCTTTTTCAGATATTGAATCAAGGAGCTCAAGCCCCTTGCTGAAAACCAGATGTTCCTTTGAATTGCAGCTCTCTAGAATGTACACAAGAGAAatgtttatgaaattccagTTAGAAGTGGAAGAGGTGTATTCTTGTTTTGGTACAACACAATTGCATGTGGATGGCCCCATCATAATTTTCTTGGTCAAGGAGCGTGTTTTGATTGAGGGAAACCGACGGGAGATTAGGGATTTTGAAGTTTTGTACAGTAGGACAGCTGGTGAAGTTCGTTGCATCTGTAGttgctttaatttttatggataTCTATGTAGGCATGCATTGTGTGTGCTCAATTTTAATGGGGTTGAAGAGATACCTCACAAATACATTCTTTCACGATGGAAGAAAGATTACAAGCATCCTAATCACAGCTCTGGTGGTGCTAATGATACTGACTGCACTAATGATACCGACCGCATTCAATGGTCTAATCAGTTATTTAGAAGTGCCTTACAAGTTGTGGAGGAGGGGATACTTTCTCTAGACCATTACAATGTAGCGTTACAATCTTTAGAAGAATCACTGAGTAAGGTTCATGATGTAGAACAGAGACAGGAGTAA
- the LOC114367234 gene encoding actin-depolymerizing factor 2-like — translation MANAASGMAVHDDCKLRFLELKTKRTHRFIVFKIEEQQKQVIVEKLGEPAQGYEDFTASLPADECRYAVYDFEYLTEGNVPKSRIFFIAWSPDTSRVRSKMIYASSKDRFKRELDGIQVELQATDPTEMGLDVFKSRAN, via the exons ATG GCAAACGCCGCATCTGGTATGGCAGTCCATGATGACTGCAAGTTAAGGTTTTTGGAGCTGAAGACAAAGAGGACACACCGTTTCATAGTTTTTAAGATTGAGGAGCAGCAGAAGCAGGTCATTGTGGAGAAGCTTGGTGAGCCAGCCCAAGGCTATGAAGATTTCACTGCCAGCCTTCCTGCTGATGAGTGCCGTTATGCtgtttatgattttgagtatcTGACTGAAGGGAATGTCCCTAAAAGCAGAATTTTTTTCATTGCATG GTCCCCTGACACATCAAGGGTGAGGAGCAAGATGATCTATGCAAGCTCCAAAGACAGATTCAAGAGGGAGCTGGATGGAATTCAAGTAGAGCTGCAAGCAACTGATCCTACTGAGATGGGTCTTGATGTGTTCAAAAGCCGGGCCAACTAA
- the LOC114425881 gene encoding coatomer subunit zeta-2-like, whose amino-acid sequence MSHETCPSVKNFLLLDSDGKRVAVKYFSEDWATNSAKENFEKVVFNKTQKTNARTEAEIAMFENNIVVYKFVQDLHFFVTGGDYENELILATVLQAFFDSVGLLLRGNVDKKEALENLDLILLCIDEIVDGGIILETDPNVIAGKVASNSIDSGAPLSEQTLSQALATAREHLARSLLK is encoded by the exons ATGTCTCAT GAGACATGCCCTTCCGTAAAGAACTTCCTTCTTTTGGATTCTGATGGGAAACGTGTCGCAGTCAAATACTTCTCTGAAGACTGGGCAACGAATAGTGCCaaggaaaattttgagaaagttGTCTTCAACAAGACTCAGAAGACCAATGCCCGCACAGAAG CGGAAATAGCAATGTTTGAGAATAACATTGTTGTTTACAAGTTTGTCCAAGATCTTCACTTCTTTGTTACCGGTGGTGATTATGAAAATGAGCTTATCTTAGCCACAGTTCTGCAGGCATTTTTTGATTCTGTGGGCCTTCTGCTCAG AGGCAATGTGGACAAGAAGGAAGCACTAGAGAACTTGGATCTCATTCTATTGTGCATAGATGAAATTGTTGATGGCGG TATCATTCTTGAAACTGATCCAAATGTTATAGCGGGGAAAGTTGCTAGTAATAGTATAGATTCTGGAGCTCCTTTGTCTGAACAG ACACTAAGTCAAGCATTGGCCACAGCCAGGGAACATCTTGCAAGGTCCCTTCTTAAATGA
- the LOC114367644 gene encoding uncharacterized protein LOC114367644 produces the protein MGNEAHDQQYSKKLQACGHSQKHKLPKSIMLVILTNLVTIYIFTGPISFLYHSSPSPRDSNSISKELNSTKAQIAATHSLLSELHHRLNSSNLLVQALLIDLTRQQEKQSNGADQNQMSLKVGSDDLSFALGPHKLPFGYSPRIGSDEIHTPVGASCMRLHEELNQYMSYEIGGECPMDDVLAQRLMLKGCEPLPRRRCRPKSPTNYVEPTPLPESLWTTPPDTSIVWDAYACKSYQCLIDRKNKPGSYDCKNCFDLQGEEKNKWIFDDGGLDFAIDQVLATKAAGTIRVGLDIGGGTGTFAARMRERNVIIITSTLNLDGPFNNLIASRGLVPMHISISRRFPFFDNTLDIVHSMDVLSNWIPDTMLEFVLYDVYRVLRPGGLFWLDHFFCFGSQLNKTYVPILDRIGFNRLRWHVETKLNRGVHKNVLYISALMEKPMT, from the coding sequence ATGGGAAATGAAGCTCATGACCAACAATACTCAAAAAAATTGCAAGCATGTGGTCACAGCCAAAAGCACAAGTTGCCGAAGTCAATTATGCTAGTCATACTCACCAACCTTGTCACCATTTACATCTTCACTGGTCCAATCAGTTTTTTGTACCACTCTTCTCCGAGTCCTCGCGACTCGAACTCTATCTCAAAGGAACTCAACTCCACCAAAGCTCAGATTGCTGCCACTCACTCACTCTTGTCTGAACTGCACCATAGACTTAACTCCTCTAACTTACTTGTCCAGGCACTGCTCATTGATCTCACGCGCCAACAAGAAAAGCAATCCAATGGTGCTGATCAGAATCAAATGAGTTTGAAGGTAGGGAGTGATGACCTCAGTTTTGCACTTGGCCCTCACAAGCTCCCTTTTGGGTACTCACCAAGGATAGGATCAGATGAGATTCACACACCTGTTGGTGCATCATGCATGAGGCTCCATGAAGAGTTAAACCAATATATGTCATATGAGATTGGAGGGGAGTGCCCTATGGATGATGTTCTTGCACAAAGGCTCATGCTCAAAGGGTGTGAACCGCTCCCTCGAAGGAGATGCCGCCCCAAGTCTCCCACAAATTATGTGGAGCCGACACCTTTGCCTGAGAGCCTTTGGACTACCCCACCAGATACTAGCATTGTTTGGGATGCTTATGCTTGCAAAAGTTACCAGTGTCTCATTGACAGAAAGAATAAGCCAGGCTCTTATGACTGCAAGAATTGCTTTGATTTACAAGGTGAAGAGAAGAATAAGTGGATCTTCGATGATGGgggacttgattttgcaatagACCAAGTTCTTGCAACAAAAGCGGCGGGGACGATTCGTGTTGGACTTGACATTGGTGGTGGAACTGGAACATTTGCTGCAAGGATGAGGGAAAGGAATGTGATCATCATCACAAGCACACTGAATTTAGATGGCCCTTTCAACAACCTCATTGCATCAAGGGGTTTAGTGCCAATGCATATTAGTATCTCTCGAAGGTTTCCATTCTTTGACAACACACTGGATATTGTGCACTCCATGGATGTGTTGAGTAATTGGATACCAGACACCATGCTTGAGTTTGTACTATATGATGTATACAGGGTGTTGAGGCCAGGTGGTCTGTTCTGGCTGGACCATTTCTTTTGCTTTGGGTCACAACTCAACAAAACTTACGTGCCAATATTGGATCGAATTGGATTCAATAGATTGAGGTGGCATGTTGAAACCAAACTTAATCGTGGGGTTCACAAGAATGTGTTGTACATTTCAGCCTTAATGGAGAAACCAATGACTTAA